The following are encoded in a window of Lampris incognitus isolate fLamInc1 chromosome 15, fLamInc1.hap2, whole genome shotgun sequence genomic DNA:
- the btbd6b gene encoding BTB/POZ domain-containing protein 6-B — MAAELFPTSLNTSIPNSNETAVPSTATNKKKILPVPEPVTVPTTNTSQQNLNNNNTETISWQSTHPTLRERNALMFNNEHMADVHFIVGPPGESQKVPAHKYVLAVGSSVFGAMFYGDLAEGQSEIHIPDVEPAAFLILLKYMYSDEIDLEADTVLATLYAAKKYIVPALAKACVSFLETSLEAKNACVLLSQSRLFEEPELTQRCWEVIDAQAELALRSEGFCEIDLPTLEIILLRETLNTREVVVFQAVLDWAAAECRRQGLGITAQNQRAVLGKALYLVRIPTMTLEEFADGAAQSDILTLEETHDIFLWYTAANKPRLEFPLVQRAGLTPQRCHRFQSSAYRSNQWRYRGRCDSIQFAVDKRIFMAGLGLYGSSSGKAEYSVKIELKRQGTTLAQNLTKFLSDGSSSTFLVWFEHPVQVEQDAFYTVSAVLDGNELSYFGQEGMTEVQCGKVTFQFQCSSDSTNGTGVQGGQIPELVFYG; from the exons ATGGCAGCAGAACTGTTCCCTACCAGCCTGAACACCAGTATTCCCAACAGCAACGAGACAGCGGTGCCCAGCACCGCAACGAACAAGAAGAAAATCCTCCCAGTCCCTGAACCAGTGACGGTACCAACAACCAATACCAGCCAGCAGAACCTCAATAACAATAACACAGAGACTATCAGCTGGCAGTCAACCCATCCCACACTAAGGGAAAG AAATGCTTTGATGTTCAACAACGAGCATATGGCCGATGTTCATTTCATCGTGGGTCCTCCAGGAGAATCCCAGAAAGTTCCAGCACATAAG TACGTATTGGCAGTGGGCAGCTCTGTGTTTGGTGCCATGTTCTATGGAGATCTTGCAGAAGGACAGTCGGAGATACACATCCCAGACGTGGAGCCTGCAGCCTTCCTCATTCTGTTAAA GTACATGTACAGTGATGAGATAGACTTGGAGGCAGACACTGTGCTGGCTACCCTCTATGCTGCTAAGAAGTACATTGTCCCTGCGTTGGCAAAAGCCTGCGTCAGCTTCCTGGAGACCAGCCTGGAGGCCAAGAACGCCTGTGTCCTGCTCTCCCAGAGTCGGTTATTCGAGGAGCCCGAGCTAACGCAGCGCTGCTGGGAGGTGATTGATGCCCAGGCTGAGCTGGCCCTGCGCTCCGAGGGCTTCTGTGAGATTGACCTGCCAACCTTGGAAATCATCCTTCTCAGAGAAACCCTCAACACCCGCGAGGTGGTGGTCTTCCAGGCAGTGCTGGACTGGGCCGCTGCTGAGTGCCGCAGGCAGGGTCTTGGGATCACAGCCCAGAATCAACGTGCGGTCCTGGGCAAGGCTTTGTACCTGGTCCGTATTCCCACCATGACACTGGAGGAATTTGCAGATGGAGCGGCGCAGTCAGACATTTTGACCCTGGAGGAGACTCATGACATCTTCCTATGGTATACAGCTGCCAACAAACCCAGACTAGAGTTCCCTCTGGTCCAGCGAGCTGGTCTGACCCCACAGAGATGCCATCGCTTTCAGTCCTCAGCCTACCGTAGCAACCAGTGGCGCTATAGGGGGCGTTGTGACAGCATCCAATTTGCAGTGGATAAGCGGATCTTCATGGCCGGACTGGGTCTGTATGGGTCCAGTAGCGGTAAGGCTGAGTACAGTGTTAAGATTGAACTAAAGAGGCAGGGAACAACGTTAGCCCAGAACCTTACCAAGTTCCTGTCTGATGGGTCCAGCAGTACCTTCTTGGTGTGGTTTGAGCACCCGGTCCAAGTGGAGCAGGATGCTTTCTATACAGTCAGCGCTGTTTTGGATGGAAATGAGTTGAGCTACTTTGGTCAGGAGGGGATGACTGAGGTGCAATGTGGGAAAGTCACTTTTCAGTTCCAGTGTTCCTCAGACAGTACTAATGGGACTGGTGTACAGGGGGGTCAAATTCCTGAACTGGTTTTCTATGGCTGA